TATACGCGCACGCCGCCCGTGGAGCGCACGGCGGGGACCAACACCTCGGGCGATGTGGAGGCGGGGCTTCGGGCCATGGCCGCGCACATTCCGCTGCGCCGGGTGGGCGAGCCGGAGGAGTTCGCCGCGGCGGCCGCGTTCCTCGCCAGCGAGCGAGCGTCGTTCATCACGGGCACGGTGCAGCTCATCGACGGCGGCGCGAGCGTCATCGGATGAGCACCGTGTCCCAGCCCGCGCCGCTGGTGGTGAAGATTGGCGGCGCCGCGGGCGTGGACCTGGAGAACGTCTGCGCCGACGTGGCGGAGCTGCGTCAGCGTGGCGAGCGCGTCATCGTGGTGAATGGTGGTTCGGAGGCCGGTGACTCGCTGCTGGCCTCGTTGGGCATGGAGCGCACGGAGGCGCTGACGGCCTCCGGCAACGTGGTGCGGCTGACGAACGAGGCCACGCTGCGCGTGCTGACGATGGCGTGGGTGGGGGACGTCAACAAGCGCGCGGTGCTCGCGCTGCTGTCGCGCAGTGTCCCCGCGATGGGGATGTGCGGCGCGGATGGGCGGGTGCTGGTGGCGCGGCGCAGGCCGCCCTTGAAGCTCCAGGACGGCACTCGCACGCGCATCGACCGTACGCACCTGGCTGGCGAGATTGTCGAGGTGAACACGCGGCTGCTCGGCGTACTGCTCGACGCGGGCCAGACGCCGGTCGTGTGTCCTCCGGCGGTGACGGAGGATGGGACGCTGGTGAACGTGGACGCGGACCAGGTGGCCGCCGCCATCGCCTCCGCGCTGGGGGCTCGCGCGCTGGTGATGCTGTCCAATGTGGCGGGGCTGCTCGAGGACCCAGCGGACCCCACGTCGCTCATCCGTGAAAGTGCGGATGTCGAGCGGGTCATGGGCTTCGCGCGGGGGCGCATGCGCTACAAGCTGGAGGCCGCGCGGCGTGCGCTCGCGGGAGGCGTGCTGTCCGCGCACGTCACGGCCTCGGCGGCGCCTCGCCCCGTGCTGTCCGCGCTGGCGGGCGAGGCGGGAACGAAGCTCACTTCTTCGGGTGTGAAGGTGGCTGATGCGGGTGCGTGAGGCGAGCTCGGAGCTGTTGCGGTGGATGCTGGAGCACTACAGCCCCAGCCACCAGGAGCGCGACTTCTCCCGCGCGCTCGCGGACCGCCTGGAGCGGCGCGGCTGGCGCGCCCATGTCGACGAGATGGGCAACACCGTGGCCAGCCTCGGTGACGGCGACACCTGCGTCGCGCTGCTGGGCCACATCGACACCGTGCCCGGCGACATCCCCGTGCGCCTCGAAGGTACACGCCTGTTCGGCCGTGGCGCGGTGGACGCCAAGGGCGCGCTGGCCGCGTTCATCGAAGCCGCGGAGCTGCTCGACGACACCGAGCGCGCCGGCAAGCGCTTCCTCCTCCTCGGCTGTGTGGAGGAAGAGGTCGCCATCACCCGAGGCGCGCTCCACGCTCGCGAGCACCACCGTCCGGACTTCGTCGTCAACGGCGAGCCCAGCGGCGCTCACGCCATCACCCTCGGCTACAAGGGCCTCGTCCGGCTGGAGCTCGAGTACCGCGCCGCGCGCAAGCACACCGCCAGCCGCAACTATCGCGCCCCCGCCGAGCACCTCGTCGACGCCTGGAACGCCCTGCGCCGCCGCTGCGACGAGCGCAACGCGGGCTGCACCCTCTTCGAGCAGGACCTGCCCTCGCTCCTGTCCTTCCACACGGGCACCGACCACGACACCGAGTGGGCCACCGCGAACATCAACATCCGCACCGGCCCCACCAGCGACGTGGACGCACTGCTCGCGTGCCTCACCCGCGTGCCCGACATCTCGGTGAAGACGGTGTCCCGCAAGGGCGCCGTGTCCGCCGAGGGCAATGACCCGCTCACCCGCGCCTTCAAGCAGTCCATCCGCGAGCGCGGCGCGCGCCCCACCCTTCGCGTGAAGACGGGCACCTCCGACTGGAACACCGTCGCGGACACCTGGGCCGTGCCCACCGTCGCCTACGGCCCGGGTGACTCGGCGCTGGACCACACGCCCGACGAGCACATCGAACTGGGCGAGTACGAAGAAGGCGTCGCCGTGCTGGCCCGCGTGCTCGCGCTCCTGCCGAACAAGGCCAGCACCCCGGGCTGAACCGTCAGGTGCTCGCGACGTCCGCCGTGCGAGGGCGCTGCCAACGCAGCCCCACCATCGACAGGAAGAACAGCGCCGCCGCCGTCGCCGTGACTCCGCGCACGCCCACCCGGTCCGCGAGCGCGCCCTGCGCCCAGACGCCCACCGAGTAGCCCACGTTGATGAGCAGCATCGCGAGGCTGCTCACCCGGCCCTGCAGCTCGCGCGGCGTGCGCTCCTGGTTGCGCGTGCTCAGCCCCGTCATCACCACCAGATACACCGCGCCCAGGAAGAACATCGTCCCCATCGCCACGGGCAGCGTGGGCGACAGCCAGTACGCCATCGTCACCGGCCCCATCAACATCATGGACAGGTCCACCACCCGGTCCTTGCCCCAACGCACCGCGAAGCCGCCCACCAGCCCCGACGCGACGAGCGCTCCCACGCCCTGCACCGCGATGAGCACCGACGCGGCGGACGCATCCGCGCCGAACACCTGGAGCGCGAACACCGGCACCAACGCGATGAAGGGCGAGATGAACAACGCGAGCAGGAACAACGCCACCATCGCCAGGCGGATGCCCGAGTCACCCCGCGCCAGCCGCGCGCCCTCCAGGATGTCGCCCCACAGCCCTCGGGAGGACGCGGGCAGCGAAGCCTTGGGCTCCGCGCGCACCTGCGCCACCGCGAACAACACCGCGAAGAACGACAGCGTGTTCGCCACCATCACCCAGGCCACGTTGCCCGCCGCGAGCAACCCCGCCGCCAGCACCGGCCCCACGATGCGCCCCAGGTTGAACTGCGCCGACATCAGCGTCATCGCGCTGTGCAGGTCCTCCTTCGCCACCAGCCCCGCCACCAGCGCCGTGTACGCCGGCCCCGACAGCACGTGCACGCAGCCGTTGAGGAGGGAGATTGCCGCCACCGCCTGCACGGTGAGGTTCCCCGTGAAGGCCAGCGTCGCCAGCACCGCCGCGAGCAGCGCCTGGGACGCGGCGCACACCGCGACGTACTTGCGCCGGTCGAACCGGTCCGCCAGCGCGCCGCCCAAGGGCGACAGGATGAGCGAGGGCAGGTACGTCAGCGCCGCCACCCCGCCCGTCCACTCCGCGCGCCCCGTCACCTTCGTGACGAAGACGCCCAGCGCGAGCACCTCCATCCACGTGCCCACGTTGGAGACGAGCGCCCCCGACCACACCGCGAGGAACTCCCGGTGACGGAAGGCACGGAAGGACGGCAGGGACGCCAGGCTCGAGATGGACACGCGAGCCCGGTTTCTAACAGCACCCCGGCGCGCGCCGGAACAGCGCGCGGGGCCCACATGCGGACACGCCTCAGACGAGCTCGGACTTGGGCTGACGCGTCATCAGGTCCACCACCGCCATCTTGGCGTTCTTGTCCTCGTAGGCAATCAGGTAGACCTGATGGCAGATGGGCAGCTCCACGCCCGTCTTGAGCGACAGGTCACGCGCGCTGCGCGCCGTCTTCACGCCCTCGGCGACCTCCTTCATCTGCCCGAGGATGTCCGCCAGCTTCTTGCCCTTGCCCAGCTCCATGCCCACGTGCCGGTTGCGGCTGAGCTCGCCGGTGCACGTGAGGACCAGGTCGCCCATGCCGGACAGGCCCGAGAGCGTCAGGGGGTTGGCGCCCTTGCGCACCGCCAGCCGGGTGATTTCCGCCAGGCCGCGCGTGATGATGGCCGCGCGCGCGTTGTGGCCCATGCCCAGGCCGTCCGCCATGCCCGCGGCGATGGCGATGACGTTCTTCAGCGCGCCGCCGTACTGCACGCCCACCACGTCGGTGGAGGTGTAGCTGCGGAAGGTCTCCGTCTGCAGCGCCTTCTGGCAGCGCACCGCCACCTTGTCCCAGTGCGAGGCGATGGTGACCACCGTGGGCATGCGCCGCGCCAGCTCCTTGGCGAAGCTGGGGCCGGACAGCACGGCGATGTACGGGTGGAACTCCTCGGGCAGACAGTCCTCGAGCAGCTCCGTCATCGTCAGGAGCGTCTCGTTCTCGATGCCCTTGGACACGGTGATGATGGGCACGTTGCGCGGCAGGAAGTCCTTGGCGCGCGCGAGCACCTGGCGCGTGGCGTGGCTGGGCGTGGCGAGCACCACCAACTCCGCGCCGTCGAGCGCATCCTGCAGGTCCAGCGTGGCGCGCACGCGCTCGGAGATGGGGATGCCAGGCAGGTAGGTGGGGTTCTCGTGCCGCGTGTTGATGGCGTCCACCACCGTCGGCTCACGGCCCCAGAGGCGGACGTCCTCGCAGTTCGCAGCCAGCACGTTCGCCAGGGCGGTACCGAAGGAGCCTGAGCCGATGACACTGCCACGCATGGAAGACCTCGTTCGAGGGGGTGGAGGGCACCGGCGCTAGAGGCCGGTGACGATGCCGATGGAGACGACCGGCATGAAGGTCGCGTCCTCGGAGCGGCCGCGGAAGTCGCCGCCCAGGGAGACAGAGTAGGACGTTTTCTCGCTCAGCGGCACTTCGGCGCCCAGGCGCACGGGCACGGAGCCGGAGGACACCAGGTCCGGCGGCAGTCCGCCCAGGGGCGTGCGCTGGATGGGCTCGGTGTCCAGGGCCACGTGATAACGCACGTCGGCGAAGAGGCGCGGGGCGCGGGGGCCTCGCATCTGGAAGGTGCCGACGAGGCCGGGCATGACGTTCCAGTTACGGCGTCCGCTCAGGTAGCGCGCGCCCCGGTCCTCCATGCTGGCCGAGCGCAGGAAGAACGCGTGGCTGCCCTCCACCACCACGCCCAGGCTCCAGCGCGGGCCACCGTCCAGCGCCGTCCAGCGCAGCCCCAGGCGCGGCTCGTTCATCATCCCGTAGAGGGTGTCGAAGCCCGCGAGCACGTCGACGCGGGGCAGCACGCCCAGCGCGGCGCGGGCGGAGACGACGGGGAAGCCGAGTGACAGGCCCACGGCCACGCCACCCGGGCCCACGGAGCGCGCGCCCAGGAGGCTGACGCGGTTGGGGACAGGGGGAGGACCGGGTGGGGGCTCGGGGAGGCGCGGGGTCGAGGGGGCGACGGAGACGGGCTCCTCGTCGTCCGGCACGGGGACGAGGGGTGGGACCTCGGGCAGGCGAGGCAGCGGCGCGGCGTCCGGGCCGGTGGGCGCGGAGGTGGCGCCGGGGAAGCCGGTCCAGGCGGCGTCCGGGGCGTCGTTCCTGGAAGGCGCGGGCACCTGCTCGGAGGGCTGTGGAGCCGAGGGGTCCCACGGTCGCTTCTCGGGCGGAGGGGTGCGGACCACCGGGACCTGGGCCCAGGAGGTGGCATGCCCCAGGGTGAGGGCGAGCGGCACCAGGAGGAAGCGGACGGAGGGCATGGAGACGGCCGCAAGCTTAGTCCACGGCGCGGGAGGGACACGAGCCGGGTGCGGGACGGAGCGCGACCCTGGGTATGCCCCGTTGGCTGGTGGGCAGGGGGCGGTGGGAAACGTGTCCTCGGCGGCGCCGCACCGGTCTACCATCCGCGGCGCGCCGGACGGTGGGCGACCGAGGAGAGCTACGGGATGAGGGCAGGAGGGCGCGTGGCGTTGTGGGTGACACTGGCCATGGGGTTGGCGTGTCGCTCGCGCGCGACGACGGAGGCGGACGCGGATGCGGGAGCGGGGACGCGGGTGGCGACGGTCAACGCGACGCTGCCCGCGTGCGAGGTGCTGCTGCCCTCGGACGTGCGCGAGTCCATGCTGCCGGGCTTCACGATGAAGGAGGACCGGGCGTGTCCGACGTGCGGTCCGCTGTGCACGTTCCGCTCGGCGTCGGAGAAGGACGTCACGGTGTCGGTGACGTGGGACTGCAAGCCGCACTATTCACAAGCGGACACGCAGGCGCTGTTGCAGCCGACGTTGAACCTGGGCGGCGAGGAGATTCCGGCGCTCGGCAAGGCGGCGGCGCGCAGGGCTCCGGCGCAGGGGATGTTGCAGGTGATGGCGTGGGATGACGACACGCCGTGCGCGCTCATCGTCACGTGGCTCGGGGGCTCGCCGGAGCAGGCGCTGGACGTGGCCCGCCTCGCGCTCGGCGCCACGCGTCCGGACTCCTTCCGCGCACCGCCACCACCGGAGCCCGAGCTGGACTCCGGGACGAATTGATCTGGCAAGAAATCATGGCTTTCCAGTTGGATGCGGCCCTCTCCCTGGAGAAGCCAAGATGCTTCGCCTCATCCTTCGCGGCTGGCCTGCACTTCTACTGACCCCGACCCTGCTGGCTGGAGGCTGCGCTCATGCCCCGCGGCCCGAGCGTCGCATCTACGTCATTGCTGAAGACTGGTCGGGCTTTGGTGGCTCTGGTTCACGTGACTGCGATGCCGAACACGTCGCGTGCTTCGACCGATGCTGGAACTCCACTCCACCCCTGAGAAGCATCAAGCCCGGCACCGGCAAGCATCATGAGTACTGCACGGAGAAATGCCGCGAGGCCTATATGGACTGTACCCAGGCAGCGGAGCAGTCCGCGAGACGCCCTCAACCGACAACACTTCGGTTCTCCAGCATGGAGAGCGCCATCGACTGGCTCGGCGAACACAAGACCGAGGTGCTCATCGGCACCGTCGTGGTCGTCGCTGGCGTTGCGTTCATCATCTCGACGGGAGGCAGTGGCGCGCTGGTCCTCGCGCCGCTCGCGCTCTAACCCTAGAAAAGAGCAAGACGCACCATGACGACTCCCAAGAACTTCGACATGGAGACGACGCTGCGCCTCCTCGACGAGGCCGGTGGCCATTACGAGCCTGGGTCCAAGGAGGACGAGGCCCTCCAACTGGCTGGCATCGCCCTGCTCTATCTCAGACACACGCATCAGATGGATGCGTTCCTCCAGTATCGAGCAGAGTTCTCGGACCCGGCCTCCGAGGTTCGCGTCACCCAGGACTTCGCGACACGAGCACTGGCGGATGAATGGCTCGCCAGCGGAGCGGGTTCACACGGAGAACTCGTGCGTATCGTGGGACAGGGCTTCCAGGTCGTGGTCCTCCCCACGGGAAAGCGATTCCTCCGGACACCGCTCCCCGAGGAACTGGGCACGCCCCGCCCCTGACGAGCCGCGCACACCTCACAGCGTGCGCAGGTACTCCACCAGGTCGTCGACCTCGGTCTCGGTGAGGTCCGCGGTGGTGCCGTGCTTGTTGGACTCACGTCCCTGCATCAGCCGGCCCTTGAGTGACAGCGCGCTGCCGTCGTGCAGGTACGGCGCCGTGCGCGCCAGACCCAACAGCGACGGCGTGTTCAACCCGCGCTTGCGCGTGTTGTCGTCGTCGCGCATTGGCCCCGTGGTGATGAAGGTCCCCACGTCCGCCTGCTTGTTGTTCGTGAAGTGCTCGCCCTCGTGACACGTGTCACACGCGGCCTTCTTGAACACCTGCTCACCCCGCGCCTGCGCCGCCGTCAGCGCCGAGCCCCGATACGGATTGTCCGGCGTGGGAATCACGTCGATGAACGCGGACAGCTGCGCCACCATCACCCCATCCAGCGACGTGCCGCCCATCCGCCCTCGCACCGTCGCGTCCAGGAAGTCCCTCATCGAGGGGAACTCTCCGCTCCAGTGGAACGGCCCCGTCTCGGTCACCTTCCGCCCCGCCAGGCTCGGCGTCTGACGCGGCCCGTCCGGGAAGCCCCACACGTGTCCGTCATCCCGCCCGTCCAGGTGACACGACGCACACGACGCCGCCACCCCCGCACTCGTCATCCGTGAATCCAACGCCGAGTAGAACAGCTTGCGCCCCGCCGCCTCCTGCGCCGTCAGCACGTCCTCCCCCACCACCGGAATCGGCGCCCCCTGCGTGCGCACGTTCGCCACGTTCCCCGAGCCGTCGTTCACCAGCGTCGTCACCGTGTGGTCGAACGCGTTGTAGACGTACACCTTGCGCCCGTCCCGCGTCATCGCGATGCCGCTGGGCCCCGAGCCCACTCGCACCAACTGCCGCACCGTGCTGGCCCGCTCCCCCGTCAAGTCCAGCCCCGTGCGCCGCTGCGTCGGGAGGACCGCCACGTTGTCCGTCTCGCGGTTCACCAGGAACAGCCACTGCCCCGACGGGTCCACCACCGCCGCCACCGGCCCCTGGATGGGGTGACTCGACTCCGGGCTGACGATGGTCGACGGCGGGAAGTCCGGCTCCTCGCTCGGCGGCGGCCGACACCGGTCCAGGTCATCCACCCGGGGCGAGCCGTCCTCCGTGTTGAACGTCAACAGGCCCGGCGCCACCACGCCCGCCGTGTTGCACGGCCCACCTCCACCGTAGAGCGAGCCCCCAGGGCCCCGGCCATCACTGGTGAGCGAGTCCTCGCGCGCCCACAAGGTCGGCGCGAAGGCCCGCGCGCCCTCCGGCGACACCACCACGTCCGCCATGCCCCTCGGACGGAAGAGCGCGTTCGACAAGGGCATGGGAAACGGCTCATCCGCCGCCATGCCCTGCTGCGTATTCGCCCGCGTGTACAGGTCCGTGCCCTCACGCTGCATGCGCGGCTGGTGCGCGTCCGACAGGTCCACCGTCACCAGGTCCGCGTGCCGGAACAGACTGACGAGCGCCCGGCGCCCACCGTCCACCAGCGCGACGCCGCGCGGCTCCTCGCCCACCGGCAACTCCCAGCGCACCTCCAACGTGCGCGTGTCCACGGCCATCAACGTGCCGTACACCGAGGAGTCCAGCGCCGTGCTGTTCACCACGTAGAGCGTGTCCCCGTTGGGAGACACCGTCATGCCCATGGGCTCCACGCCCACCGCCACCCGCGCGGCCTCGTTCCAGTCACCCCGACGGATGACGGACACGCTGCGGGCTCCACGGTTGGAGACGTAGACGGTGTCGTCCGGGCCCACCACCACCCGCTCCGGCCCGGTGCCGACCTTCACCTCGCCCACCTTCTGTCCGCTCGCGGTCTCCACCACGGCGAGCACGCCGGTGTCCGCGTCCACCACGTACAGGAAGGCGTCATCCCGGCTGAGCGCCACCGAGCCCGAGGCGTTGGTCCACGCCGCTCCCGTGGAGCGGTCCTCGCACGCACACAGCCCGAGCGCCGCCGCCAGGACTCCGGCCAGAAGGTGCCGCTTCATGAAGCCTCCTCTCGCGTCCCCCGACGGGACCCCCATCCACCGTGTCTCATCGTCGGAGATGCCGCGCTGTGTCGAAGGGGGAGGACACGCCCGGCCCTGGTCGCTCGCCTCCCCCGCGAGCCCGCCATGCTTGCACCAGACCCCCCGCGAAGTCGATGGCCTCCCGGGGCGGACTCCGGGTGCCGGACAGACGGCCTCGCCGCCCCCCAGGATGAAACGCCACGAGCGTGTGGCACCGGGTGGGAGTAAAGGAGTAGGACGTGTCCCGTTCGTCCTCCGTCATCCTGAGCTTCCGGCGCACCTTCGCGCTGCTCATCATCCTGGTGGTGCTGCCCTCCGCGGGCCTGTCCGGCTTCGGCGTGGTGGCCATCATCAACGAGCGCGCCGCGGTGGAGAAGCGCCTGGAGGCCGCGTGGCGCGGGACGCTGGAGACGCTCTCCCAGGAGCTGCCCCGTCAGCTCGCCGAGGCCCGGCTCGAGCAGGAGGCCGGCACCCTGCGCCTGGAGGCCGCCGACGGCCGCATCCTCTCCGAGCCCGACGGCACCTTCCAGTTGGAGGGCGGCCGCGCCATCACCGAGGACCCCCAGCTCGCCGAGGCCCTGGGCACCGTGCTGCCAGAGGTCGGCTCGCTCCCCGAGGCCCCCACCTTCTTCTCCCTGTCCACCGGTGGACGCTCCGTCGTCGTCGTGGCCGAGCGTGACGGCGCCGTCGTGCGCGGCGTGCGCCTGTCCGTGCGCGCCCTGGAGACGCTGATGACGGAGCAGGTGGAGCCACGCACCGTGTCCAGCGAGCCGGTGCGCTTCGGCCTCATGCCCGTGCCCCGGGAGTCCCCCACCGAGGGTGGCCTCATGGGCAAGCTCGTGTCCGAGGTGGCCCAGGCTCGCGCGAGCGCGCTGGGTCCCCAGGTGCTCGCCGAGCGCGTGCTGTCCCCGCCCCTCCAGGACTTCCGGCTGGTGGTGCTGCCCACCGGCGAGGACCCCGTGGCCCGCGCCTCCACGCGCAACCGCGCCGTGTACGGCGTGCTCCTGGGGCTCTTCTACCTGACGCTCACCTTCGGCGTCGCCTACACCGGCCGCGTGCTGTACCGCGAAGCGCGGCTGTCGCGCATGAAGACGGACTTCGTGTCCCTGGTGAGCCACGAGCTGCGCACGCCGCTCACCTCCATCCGCATGTTCATCGAGACGCTCGCCCTGGGACGCCTCAAGGACCCGGCGCAGATGCAGGAGGTGCTCACCCTGCTGACGCGCGAGACGGAGCGGCTGTCCATCTTCATCGAGCGGGTGCTGGACTGGTCGCGCATCGAGGGCGGACGCAAGGTGTACCAGCGCGAGCCCATGCCGGTGACGGACGTGGTGGACACCGCCGTGTCCGCCTTCCGCGCCCAGCGGCTGGAGGGCGGCGTGGACCTGAAGGTGGACGTGGCCAATGACTTGCCGCGCGTGGACGTGGACAAGGAAGCCGTCGCGGGCGCGCTGCTCAACCTGCTGCAGAATGCCTACAAGTACAGCGGGCCGGCGGACCGGCGCATCCAGCTGAGCGCGCACCGCTCCGGCCGGTGGATTGACCTGGCGGTGGAGGACAACGGCGTGGGAATCGCTCCGAAGGAACGCAAGCGCATCTTCGAGCGCTTCTACCGGGTGGACAACCTGCTGACGCGAAAGACGGAGGGCAGCGGGCTGGGGCTGGCCATCGCCCGGCGTATCATCGAGGCGCACGGCGGACGCATCGCCGTGAAGAGCGAGCTGGGCCGTGGCAGCCGGTTCACCATCCACCTTCCGGTGCAGAAGGCATGAGCGACACGACGCGGCGCATCCTGGTGGTGGAGGATGACCTGTCCATCCTCACCGGCCTCTCCATGAACCTGCGCTTCGAGGGCTACGAGGTGCTCCAGGCCCAGGACGGCCGCACCGGCCTGCAGCGCGCGCTGGACGACAACCCGGACCTGATGGTGCTGGATTTGATGCTCCCGGAGCTCAACGGCTTCGAGCTGCTCAAGGAGCTGCGCCAGCGCGGCCGCGACACCCCCGTCGTCGTCCTGTCCGCCAAGGGCATGGAGACCGACAAGATTCTGGGCCTCAACCTGGGCGCGGACGACTACGTGGTGAAGCCCTTCGGCCTCCAGGAGCTGCTGGCGCGAATCAAGGCCGTGCTGCGCCGGCGCTACCCGACGCTGGGGGCCGCGCCGCCGGTGACGTTCGGCGACGTCAGCGTGGACATGAACGCGCGCACCGTGGCCCGGAGCGGCGCGGCCGTGGAGCTCACCGCGCAGGAGTTCAAGCTGCTGGCGCACTTCCTGGCGCACCCGGAGCGCACCTTCACCCGCGAGGAGCTCCTGTCCGGCGCGTGGGGCTACCACTACGAGGGCAGCGCGCGCACGGTGGACAACTTCATGCGCCAGCTGCGCCTGAAGTTCGAGCCGAACCCCGAGGAGCCCCGCCACTTCGTCACCGTCCGGGGCCTGGGCTACCGCTTCGAGAAGTAGCCCTTCGGGCTCACGGCCCCGCCACGCCGATGTGGCGCGAGTCCTCCAGGTCGAAGGGCTTGCCGTCGAAGCGCCCGTAGCGCTCGCGCGGGATGAAGCCCGCGGCGTTGAGGGCCGCGTCCAGCTCCTGGGGCGAGAAGTGCCGCAGCTTGAGCCGGCGGATGGGGCTGGGCACGCCCGGCTGCTTGCGCTCGCGCAGGTGCAGGGCGAACAGCGGGCGGCGCGGCTCGAGGCCCGCGTTGGGCTCCTCGTCATCGCGCGGGAGCACCGGCTCGCGCGGCGTGTTGAGCACGTCGTAGACGAAGGTGCCGTCGGGCGTGAGGTGGTGGCGCACCGTCGCGAGGAACGCCTCCAAATCGTCGTTGCCCGGCATCAACCCCAGGGCGTGCTGGGGGGCGAGGACGAGCGGGAAGCGGTCCGGCATCCGGAGCGCCCTGGGGTCCGCGACGAGGAAGCGGGCGCGGTTGGAGACCTCCGTGGGCTCCGAGGCGCGGCGCTCCTCGGCGGAGCGGATCATCACCTCGGAGGGGTCCACGCCCACCGCGGTGTAGCCGTGCTCGGCCAGGGCCCAGACCACCCGGCCGTTGGCGGCGCCCAGGACCAACACTGGCGCGCCGTGCTCGGCCGCCTGCCGCGTGTAGAAGAGGAGGTCCGGCTCCTGGCCCACCAGGGACAGCGGTGTGCGACCTCGCGCGTCGTTCCCACCCATGGAGGCAAGCCACTAGCACGTTTGCTGGGGTCTTCGGGACAGCGACTTGCCCTGGGAGGGCAGCCGATTGCCCATCCGCTGTCCGGGAGCGGACGAAGGGCGGCTTGGAGCGGCGGTAAACCCTGGCATCGGCCTTGCGATGCAGGTGCCCGGACGACGGTCGCCCATCCGGGGCGGTCCGGGTTTCGCGGGGTGGATGCGGATGACGCGGGGATGGCGCTGGGCGGGTGCGCTCTTCATGGCGGGCGCGATGTGGACCGTGGCGGGTTGCGACTCCAAGAGCGGCGACGAGTCGCAGCAGGACAACCCAGGCATGGACGACCCGGGCCCACCGCCCGAGCGTCCGGGCCCCTCGGACGGGACGGACGCGGGCACGCCGGACGGCGGAGGTGGCGAGCCCACCGAGCCCGACGCCGGGACGCCCCCGGAGCCCGACGCGGGCACGCCCACCGAGCCGGATGCGGGGACGCCGGATGGCGGTGGCGGTCCGACGACGCCGGACCCGCGCGCGGACGCGGAGATTCCCCCGCTGCCCTCGGCGTCCGGCTGGCGCTTCTACGGCGCGGACCAGGGCGGCCCGCTCACCGTGTACGGCGTGAGCGCCGACGAGGCGGGCAACATCTGGGTGGCCGGCGGCGAGGAGGGCCTGTTCCTGCTCAAGCGCGGCGCGGAGCGCTTCGTGCGCTACGGCATGGAGGAC
This genomic interval from Myxococcus guangdongensis contains the following:
- a CDS encoding [LysW]-aminoadipate kinase — its product is MSTVSQPAPLVVKIGGAAGVDLENVCADVAELRQRGERVIVVNGGSEAGDSLLASLGMERTEALTASGNVVRLTNEATLRVLTMAWVGDVNKRAVLALLSRSVPAMGMCGADGRVLVARRRPPLKLQDGTRTRIDRTHLAGEIVEVNTRLLGVLLDAGQTPVVCPPAVTEDGTLVNVDADQVAAAIASALGARALVMLSNVAGLLEDPADPTSLIRESADVERVMGFARGRMRYKLEAARRALAGGVLSAHVTASAAPRPVLSALAGEAGTKLTSSGVKVADAGA
- a CDS encoding MFS transporter, which codes for MSISSLASLPSFRAFRHREFLAVWSGALVSNVGTWMEVLALGVFVTKVTGRAEWTGGVAALTYLPSLILSPLGGALADRFDRRKYVAVCAASQALLAAVLATLAFTGNLTVQAVAAISLLNGCVHVLSGPAYTALVAGLVAKEDLHSAMTLMSAQFNLGRIVGPVLAAGLLAAGNVAWVMVANTLSFFAVLFAVAQVRAEPKASLPASSRGLWGDILEGARLARGDSGIRLAMVALFLLALFISPFIALVPVFALQVFGADASAASVLIAVQGVGALVASGLVGGFAVRWGKDRVVDLSMMLMGPVTMAYWLSPTLPVAMGTMFFLGAVYLVVMTGLSTRNQERTPRELQGRVSSLAMLLINVGYSVGVWAQGALADRVGVRGVTATAAALFFLSMVGLRWQRPRTADVAST
- a CDS encoding M20/M25/M40 family metallo-hydrolase, with product MRVREASSELLRWMLEHYSPSHQERDFSRALADRLERRGWRAHVDEMGNTVASLGDGDTCVALLGHIDTVPGDIPVRLEGTRLFGRGAVDAKGALAAFIEAAELLDDTERAGKRFLLLGCVEEEVAITRGALHAREHHRPDFVVNGEPSGAHAITLGYKGLVRLELEYRAARKHTASRNYRAPAEHLVDAWNALRRRCDERNAGCTLFEQDLPSLLSFHTGTDHDTEWATANINIRTGPTSDVDALLACLTRVPDISVKTVSRKGAVSAEGNDPLTRAFKQSIRERGARPTLRVKTGTSDWNTVADTWAVPTVAYGPGDSALDHTPDEHIELGEYEEGVAVLARVLALLPNKASTPG
- a CDS encoding c-type cytochrome; translated protein: MKRHLLAGVLAAALGLCACEDRSTGAAWTNASGSVALSRDDAFLYVVDADTGVLAVVETASGQKVGEVKVGTGPERVVVGPDDTVYVSNRGARSVSVIRRGDWNEAARVAVGVEPMGMTVSPNGDTLYVVNSTALDSSVYGTLMAVDTRTLEVRWELPVGEEPRGVALVDGGRRALVSLFRHADLVTVDLSDAHQPRMQREGTDLYTRANTQQGMAADEPFPMPLSNALFRPRGMADVVVSPEGARAFAPTLWAREDSLTSDGRGPGGSLYGGGGPCNTAGVVAPGLLTFNTEDGSPRVDDLDRCRPPPSEEPDFPPSTIVSPESSHPIQGPVAAVVDPSGQWLFLVNRETDNVAVLPTQRRTGLDLTGERASTVRQLVRVGSGPSGIAMTRDGRKVYVYNAFDHTVTTLVNDGSGNVANVRTQGAPIPVVGEDVLTAQEAAGRKLFYSALDSRMTSAGVAASCASCHLDGRDDGHVWGFPDGPRQTPSLAGRKVTETGPFHWSGEFPSMRDFLDATVRGRMGGTSLDGVMVAQLSAFIDVIPTPDNPYRGSALTAAQARGEQVFKKAACDTCHEGEHFTNNKQADVGTFITTGPMRDDDNTRKRGLNTPSLLGLARTAPYLHDGSALSLKGRLMQGRESNKHGTTADLTETEVDDLVEYLRTL
- a CDS encoding NAD(P)H-dependent glycerol-3-phosphate dehydrogenase; its protein translation is MRGSVIGSGSFGTALANVLAANCEDVRLWGREPTVVDAINTRHENPTYLPGIPISERVRATLDLQDALDGAELVVLATPSHATRQVLARAKDFLPRNVPIITVSKGIENETLLTMTELLEDCLPEEFHPYIAVLSGPSFAKELARRMPTVVTIASHWDKVAVRCQKALQTETFRSYTSTDVVGVQYGGALKNVIAIAAGMADGLGMGHNARAAIITRGLAEITRLAVRKGANPLTLSGLSGMGDLVLTCTGELSRNRHVGMELGKGKKLADILGQMKEVAEGVKTARSARDLSLKTGVELPICHQVYLIAYEDKNAKMAVVDLMTRQPKSELV
- a CDS encoding sensor histidine kinase, whose protein sequence is MSRSSSVILSFRRTFALLIILVVLPSAGLSGFGVVAIINERAAVEKRLEAAWRGTLETLSQELPRQLAEARLEQEAGTLRLEAADGRILSEPDGTFQLEGGRAITEDPQLAEALGTVLPEVGSLPEAPTFFSLSTGGRSVVVVAERDGAVVRGVRLSVRALETLMTEQVEPRTVSSEPVRFGLMPVPRESPTEGGLMGKLVSEVAQARASALGPQVLAERVLSPPLQDFRLVVLPTGEDPVARASTRNRAVYGVLLGLFYLTLTFGVAYTGRVLYREARLSRMKTDFVSLVSHELRTPLTSIRMFIETLALGRLKDPAQMQEVLTLLTRETERLSIFIERVLDWSRIEGGRKVYQREPMPVTDVVDTAVSAFRAQRLEGGVDLKVDVANDLPRVDVDKEAVAGALLNLLQNAYKYSGPADRRIQLSAHRSGRWIDLAVEDNGVGIAPKERKRIFERFYRVDNLLTRKTEGSGLGLAIARRIIEAHGGRIAVKSELGRGSRFTIHLPVQKA